ACAAAGAAGGCGTGATTGCAGCACTGGTGTTTGCTGCATTGGATGATCAGGCGCAGCTACGTGATCAGTATTTACAACAAGCAAAAACACTCAAAGAATTGCTCTATGCGCTGATTTATAGTTATACCGACTGGGTTTCTGATCAGCCCAAGTTTGCGCAATTTCTTTTGCTCGCTCATCTGAGTGTGCGACAGGGTGAATATCGACAAGTCTTAAATGACAAAAATAAGCTCAGAAATCAACTCATCATCGCGCATATTTCCAACTATGCCGATGCCAGTGTATTAAAGTCAGTGCCTGCAGAGCTGATGATGTCTTTGGTGATCGGTGCCAGTGAAAGTTATTGCCGTGCTTGGTTGTCTGAAAAAGTATTGACTAGTCCAATGGCTTATCGGGAAATACTGGCACAAGCGGCTTGGGATTCATTACAACATTTGAGCCAAGCTTAATCAAATAACAACAATCAGGATCATTATTGATGAGAGCAAATCATCAGAAGATACAATTTACAGGGGCTTGTTTGTGTGGGGCGATCAGCTTTCAGTTCCATCTGGCAAAAATCAAAATGATGTATCGTTGTTATTGCAGCCTATGCCGCAAGCAGAGTGGTGCTGCATCGAATGCCTCCACCTTTGTGCAGACGGAATCATTTCAATGGCAGCAAGGCGAGCAGTTGATTCAGACTTATATTAAAGATACCGGTTTTAATAGTAGTTTCTGTCGGCAATGTGGATCACCTGTACCGAATGCACTAACGATCAACCCAAAGGTGATGTGGATTCCTTTGGGACTGGTTCAGGAGGATTTTATTGCAGAGCTTGAGTTAAATTTTTGTGCGAACTCCAAAACCAGTTGGGCTGAGACGCATCAAAAACTTACGGAATTTGATGAGTTACCCAATAGCATTGAGTTGACACATTATTTTGAAATCAATCAATAAAAAGCCGAATGCGGACATTCGGCTTTAGGGTATTAGAAATCAAACGAGGTCTGTAAATAGTAGGTCCGAGAAGGGCCTGCGTAGATGCCACCCACCTGATCTGCGGAACGGGTGTAATAGTCATGATTGAATAGGTTTTTCACACCTAAGCCAACTTTTAAGCCTGACAGGGAGGTATCGGCAAAGTCATAAGCGGCGCGAACACCAACAATACCATAGCCTGGAATATTGCCATAACGACCCGTACCATCATTGTTATTTCCTGAGGCGGTTTGACGCGACTGTGCATAGACATTGGTGTTGAAGGTCCATTGATCACGTTTGTAATCCACACCCGCATTTCCGATCCAGTTTGAATAGAAATCCAGTTCATTGCCTGAGTCTTGACCTGCCGATGCGGTTGCTTTGGTATAGGTGGTATTGGCATACATCGAGACATTGGCTAGGTCATCATTGATGGCGCCTAAATTATATTTAAAGCCGAGTTCTGCACCTTTATGCTTGGTTGCACCTAGGTTTGAATAGGTTTGTGTAGCATCATCACGCTTGAGCTGATCGGCGAAATCAATATAGAACAGGGTAAATTCAAGTGATAAATAATCATCTAGATAATGCGTTCCGAGTTCATAATTATCTGCTTTTTCAGGATTTAAACCATCCATAGTCAAATAAGCACCTCTGGCATTGGTATTGGCCATTTGACTATATTGCAGTGGAGCAAATGATTTACCGTAGTTGGCAAAAATATTCCATTGATCATTGGCTTTGTACATCACCGCAAAGCTTGGCAGTACAGCGTCATAGGACTTGCTGGCATTCACGCCATTCAGAACTGAATAATCACGGTTTAACTTATACATGTTCTCATTGGTTTTAATTCGCTCGAAACGAATCCCAGGCGTGAAGGACCATGCGCCTAAATCGGTACGGTTATCGACATAGACGGCATGCGCTTCGGTGTCGCCATCCGCTTTGGTCCAGCCATAAAAATCACTTGGGCCTGTGTCACTGTTATAATTGGCGCGATCAACGGATTCACTGCTCGTTTCCTTTAAATAGCGATAACCGACAGACACTTCATTCAGCGTATCGCCGAGCTGAAATGCATGTGAATAACGTGGTTCAATGGCAGTCACTTTATAATCACGTGGGGCAATCTGATAAAGACTGGAACCGCTGCGCTCTACACCTGCATCACGATAACTATCGAGGTGGTAAGCGAGTACCTCAAAGGCATTGTTGTCTTTTTTATAATTATATTTCAGTGAGATATCATTACGGTTGCCTTCCATATAGTCATGGTTGCGTAAAGACTGATAGGGATTTTGCGCATACTGTGCAGGCGTTAAACCGCCAGGCATATCCACCTTGGCTTCATAACGATGCAGATTCGCTTCAATGCTTGAATAATCATCTAAGGCATAGCGGGCTTTTAAACGTAGATCATTGATATTGGCATAATCATTTTGATCACGATAACCATCACCATTCACCCCAGAATAGAGCAAAGCTAGACCGAGGCCATTGTCTAAAGTGGTTCCAACAAACAGGTTTGGGTTGACTTTTAAATTGCCATTTTCAGCCACTTCCGTGGTCATACCGACACTGGCTGCAAAACTTTCTGGAATGCTGCGCGTATTAAAATTGATAATGCCACCGACGTTTTGTGGCCCAAAGCGGACAGAGCCAGCACCACGAACCACATCAATCGATTCCATATTGCCCAAGGTGGTTGGGGCCAATGAAAGTTGAGGCTGTCCATAGGGCGCTACAGCTAAAGGGACACCATCGATCATCAGTTGCGAACGGGGTGAAAATCTTGAGGTCAGGCCTCGAACACCAATACTTAAGGAAGCATCACTGCCTGACGTACCTGAATTTTCAGAGACCTGAACACCGGGAACTGTACGCAACGCTTCTTTCACTGAGGTTGTGCCGCGTGCTTCTAAACTTTGTTGCTCAACCACAGTACGGGCGCCGGGATGGTTGAGCACTTTTTTGGCATTGGCT
This genomic stretch from Acinetobacter sp. C32I harbors:
- a CDS encoding TetR/AcrR family transcriptional regulator, with the translated sequence MQAAQQLLERLYPQRRSLLKRQILSDALSCFLEYGLETTSIDMIRAKSESSVGAIYHHFKNKEGVIAALVFAALDDQAQLRDQYLQQAKTLKELLYALIYSYTDWVSDQPKFAQFLLLAHLSVRQGEYRQVLNDKNKLRNQLIIAHISNYADASVLKSVPAELMMSLVIGASESYCRAWLSEKVLTSPMAYREILAQAAWDSLQHLSQA
- a CDS encoding TonB-dependent siderophore receptor — translated: MLGNQLMKCSFSHPVSFSKFKPSTLSCAITALISCVATTTFADDSQSNTTQTLATISIQAEGNWLEQANAKKVLNHPGARTVVEQQSLEARGTTSVKEALRTVPGVQVSENSGTSGSDASLSIGVRGLTSRFSPRSQLMIDGVPLAVAPYGQPQLSLAPTTLGNMESIDVVRGAGSVRFGPQNVGGIINFNTRSIPESFAASVGMTTEVAENGNLKVNPNLFVGTTLDNGLGLALLYSGVNGDGYRDQNDYANINDLRLKARYALDDYSSIEANLHRYEAKVDMPGGLTPAQYAQNPYQSLRNHDYMEGNRNDISLKYNYKKDNNAFEVLAYHLDSYRDAGVERSGSSLYQIAPRDYKVTAIEPRYSHAFQLGDTLNEVSVGYRYLKETSSESVDRANYNSDTGPSDFYGWTKADGDTEAHAVYVDNRTDLGAWSFTPGIRFERIKTNENMYKLNRDYSVLNGVNASKSYDAVLPSFAVMYKANDQWNIFANYGKSFAPLQYSQMANTNARGAYLTMDGLNPEKADNYELGTHYLDDYLSLEFTLFYIDFADQLKRDDATQTYSNLGATKHKGAELGFKYNLGAINDDLANVSMYANTTYTKATASAGQDSGNELDFYSNWIGNAGVDYKRDQWTFNTNVYAQSRQTASGNNNDGTGRYGNIPGYGIVGVRAAYDFADTSLSGLKVGLGVKNLFNHDYYTRSADQVGGIYAGPSRTYYLQTSFDF
- a CDS encoding GFA family protein, with amino-acid sequence MRANHQKIQFTGACLCGAISFQFHLAKIKMMYRCYCSLCRKQSGAASNASTFVQTESFQWQQGEQLIQTYIKDTGFNSSFCRQCGSPVPNALTINPKVMWIPLGLVQEDFIAELELNFCANSKTSWAETHQKLTEFDELPNSIELTHYFEINQ